The Candidatus Binatia bacterium genome includes the window CGAGCTGGCGCCGCTCCGACTCGAGCGAAGCCGCGCGAGCCGCCGACGGACGTCGAGAGTCGGCGCGCACACGCAGCTCGCCGAGGGACGCCACGCGTACGCAGCTTGCCCTGCGAGCTGCCGCCGCCCGGCGACCGCAACCTCGTCGCTCGCGAACGAACACGGGGACGATGCACGGGCAGCGCGCGGCCGCTCTTCGCAGCCGCGCGCCGCCCACACCGTCATTCGCTCGCGGCGTCGGACGCCGTGTCCTTGCTCTTGCGACGGCTCGACGACGTCGAGCGCGACTTCGTCGTGCGCGGCGTGGTCTTCGCCCGCGTCGTGCGCGAGGTGCGCGTGCCGCTCGTCGACGACGAGGTGCGGCGCCGGCTCCGCGTCGCGGGCTTCGCCGCCGCGGCCTCCGCCTCGGCGTCGTCGGCCTGCGAAGCTTCCGCCGCAGCGCTGCCCTCCGCCTCGGCCGCTGCGCTCTCGGTCACGGCGTCCTCGGCGGCGGACTCGTCGTCGCCGGCGTCCTGCGCTTCCGCACGCTCGGCTGCGTCGCGCTCGTCGGCGGTCTCGTCCGCCGCGTCGGCGAGCGGGTCGCCGTGCGGTGCGGTGTGCGAGACCGCCTCGTCCTGCGCGTCGGCCGCGTCGGGATCGACCACCGGCTCGAGCGCCGGCGTCGTCTCGGCGCCGGACTCGGCAGCCTCGGCGCGCGCAGCCGCGCTGGCCTCGGCGTCCGCGCCCTCACCGCCGTCCGCCGACGTCGCGGTCACGGGCGTGATCCGCCAGGCGCCCTGCCGGTCGCGCTGCATGCGCAGCAGACCCTCGCGCTGGCCGACGTGCATGAGCTCGGTCAGCGTGCGGAAGCCGAACATCTGCTCGTCGAACTCGGGATCGACGGCGCGCAGACCCTGCGCCAGGTGACGCACGTACATCGGCTTGCCGGCGCGCGACTCGTTGAGCTTCTCGAGCGCGGTGCGCAGCAGGACGAGCGCCTCCTCCTGCGGACGCGTCGCGACGGTCGGCGGAGCGCTCGCGCCGTCGCCCTCGGCGCCGCTGGCCTCCGGCTCGGCGGCGACCGGCGCCTCGACGCCTTCCTCCGCGTCGCCCTTGCGGGGCTTCTGCGTACCGCCCTCGCCGTTGAGCTCGACGACGTAGCCGTGGTCGATGCGCTTCAGGTTGAGGTGGTGCTTGTCCGCGAGACGCTGGATGAACTCACGGAACGACGAGGCTCCGTAGTCGCGTTCGCTGAAGGTCGAGTCCAGCTGAAGCAGCGTGCTCTTGAGCGGCCCGAGCTGCGGCTCGACGCCACGGTCGGCGAGGATCTTCAGCGCGCGCTGCACCTGAGCGAACCCATGCTCGAGCGAGAGCCTGCCACCGGCCGCGCTCCTCTGCGGCTTGTCGCCGCGCGAGCGCGCGCCGAGCAGGTTCTCGTAAGCGATGAACTCGTGGCAGTTGCGCTGCAGGATCCCGCTCGTGAACGAGCGCCCACCGACGACGAATACGCGCTTGCCGAACTGCTTCAGCTTCTCGACCAGCGCGATGAAGTCCGAATCGCCGCCGACGATGGCGAAGCCGTTGATGTGCGGCCGCGTGAAGGCCATCTCGAGGGCATCGACGACCAGGTTGATGTCGGCGCCGTTCTTGTCGCCGCGCGGCGTCACGTTGCGCTGCACCATGTGCACCGCATGCTCGGTCATCGTCCGGCTCTGCATGCCGGCGCGTGCCCAGTCGCCGTACGCGCTCTTCGACACGACCTCGCCGCGCTCCTTCAGGGCGTCGAGCACCAGGGCGATGTCGAGCTCGCTGTTCAGCGTGGTCTTGACCCCGATCTCGATGTTGTCGAAGTCGATGAAGACCGCGAGCTGCAATCTTTCTTCCAAAGGCTCTCCCTGCCCCGCGTCGTGGTTTGGTCCATTCGGATCGGAGGACGCAGGGCGTTTGCTGGCGCTCTAGCAAGCCGCAGGGAGCGCGGCTAATCGACGGCTCAGTCGCCCAGGAGCGCGAGCAGGCTGCGTCCGGCGACGGCGCGGCGCCAGGCGGCGTGGATCTCGGCGTCCTCGAGGGTGGCGATGATGCGCTGTGCCTCCTCGAGCGACGGGAAGCCGGAGGCTGCGCAATCGGCGCGCGCGAGCGCCCGGTCGAGCCGGCGCTCGGCGAGGACGGCGTAGCCGTAGCGCCGCTTCTTGCGCGCCCGGGCGAGGTCGCTGGGCGCGAAGCCCTCCTCCGCCGAGCGCTCGAGGACGTCGTCCATGATCCGCGCCAGGCGGTCGGCGCGTCCCGGACCGGCACTCGCCGACAGCACCGCCGCGCCCCAGCCGTCGCCCCACTCGAGCTCGGCCGACACCTCGTAGCCGAGCCCGTGGCGCTCGCGGACCGCCTGAAAAAGGGTGCTGTCGGGGTCCGCGCCGACCAGGTCGAGCGCGATGCCGAGCGCCAGCAGGTTGCGCGGCGCGGGGTCGACCTCGAGGAAGCGCACGACGAACGACTGCCCGCGCTCGCTTCCCGGAAGCCGCAGAACTCCGCCGCGGCCGCGGCGCACGGCCGCGCTACGCGCCGGCCGGCCGACCCGATCCGCCGCCACGTGACGCGCGAGCGCCCGGCGCACGACCTCCTCCGACACGCCGCCCACGACCGCCAGGACGGCGTTCGCGTTCACGAACCGCCTGCGCAGGAAGCGCGTCACGTCGCTCGGCTGCATGGCGCGCACCGAGCCCACCGTGCCGCAGATCGGGTGGCCGATCGGCGGTCCGAAGAAGGTGCACCAGCCGCGCTCGTGCAGGTGGTCGAGCGGGTCGTCGCGAAAGCCGCGGATCTCGTCGAGCACGACGCGGCACTCCTTGCGGAAGCGCTGCGGGTCGACGCGGCTGCGGTAGAACTGATCGGCCAGCAGCTCGATCGCGGCCTCGAAGTCCTCGTTGAACACCTCGATGGTGAGCGCGATCGACTCGTAGCCCGTGGTCGCGTTGTGGTTGCCGCCGATCTCGGCCGCGCGCCGGTTGAGGGCGAGCTGGTCGAGGGCGTCGGTGCCCTGGAAGAGCATGTGCTCCGCCATGTGCGCGAGCCCGGGGATCGCGCCGTCGTAGCGCGCGCCGGCGCGGACGTTGATCGCGATCGCCGTGATGGGTCCGGGAAGGGGCTCGTAGACGACGGTGAGACCTCGGAAGCGGAACGTGCGGACCTTGGCGCGCTGCGGCATGAGCCTCCTCAGCAACGGAATTTCCCTCTCGAAGCAAGTGCGAAACCTGCTACCATCCGGCGCTTTCGCACGACATGCAGCGCGACGACACGATCACGAACGAAGCGAGTCGCACGGCCTTGTCCGCGCGACGAAGCCCATCGGAGAAGCGCAGGCGGAAGCGCGCGGCGCTTCCACCGAGATGCCGCACGGGGGCGAGACATGATTGAAGAGGAGCTGTCCAAGCAATTTCTTCGGGTCACCGAGCTAGCCGCCATCGAGTCCGCGCGGACCATGGGCCAAGGCGACCGACGCCACTCGGACCACGTCGCCGTCGAGGCCATGCGCAAGGCGATGGACACCTTGCCGATGCGCGGCGAGGTGGTCATCGGCGAGGGCGAGCGCGACGAGGCGCCGATGCTGTACATCGGCGAGCACGTCGGGCGCGGCTGGAGCGAGGATCCCGAGGTCGACATCGCGGTCGACCCGCTCGAGGGCACGAATCTGTGCGCGACGGGCGCGCCGGGCGCGATCTCGGTGATCGCCGCGTCGACGCGCGGCGGGCTGCTGCGCGCGCCCGACTGCTACATGGAGAAGATCATCGTCGGCCCGGCGGCGAAGGGCGCGATCCACCTCGACGCGCCGGTCGCCGAGAACCTTGCCGCGATCGCGAACCGCCTGAACCGCTCCGTCAAGGACCTGGTGGTCATCGTGCTGGACCGTCCGCGGCACGAGCAGCTGATCGAGGACATCCGGCGCGCGGGCGCGCGCATCCGCTTGATCAGCGACGGTGACCTGTCGGCCGGCATCTCGGTCGCGGTGCGCGGCACCAACGTGCACGCGGTGATGGGCATCGGCGGCGCGCCCGAGGGCGTGCTGACCGCCGCCGCGCTGCGCTGTCTGAACGGCGCCATGCAGGCGCGTCTCGTGCCGACGAAGGAAGGTCAAGAAGAGCGCATGCGCGCGATGGGCATCACCGACCCGAAGCGCATCTACACCGAGCGCGACCTCGCCCCCGGCCACGAGATCCTGTTCGCCGCGTCGGGCGTCACCGACGGCACGCTGCTCAAGGGCGTGCGCTTCTTCGGCCACGGCGTGCGCGTCAGCTCGGTGATCATGTCGCGCCGTCAGCGCCGCATCCGCTTCATCGACACGGTTCAGGTCGACGACGATCCGGATGTCGTGATCGAGTTCTGAGGCTTCTCGTCGAGCGCCGCGAGCGCGGCGGCCGTCGCGGGCAGCGCGGCCGCCGCCTCCGGCATCGCGAGGAGCGCGCGCAGCCGCTCGAGGTCGGCCTCGACGTCGACGTCGAAGCCCGGCTCGAGAAGTGACGTCGCGAGGTTGCGCGCACGTGCGCGCTCGAGCGTGCTCGCGAGCACCGAGTCCGTGCCCCACGCGATGCCGTCGAAGACCTCCGGCACCGCGCGCGCCGCGATCAGGTAGTAGCCACCGTCCTGCGCCGGGCCGAGGACGAGGTCCGCGCTCCCAAGGCGCGCGAGGGCGTCCTCCACGACCCGCGGCGCGAGCTGCGGCATGTCCGAGCCGATGATCGCGCAGCGCGCGAAGCCGGCAGCGAGCATGCGCGCGAACGCGTCGCGCATGCGCGCGCCGAGATCCTCGCCGCTCTGCAGGAAGACGTGGCTCGGATCGACGGCGAAGCGCGCGGCGAAGCCGTCGTCCGGTGGCGCGAGCGCCCAGCGCACCGCGAACGGCGCGTGCGCGAAGCGGTCGCGCAGGTCGGCGACGAACGCCGCGTAGAGCGACGCCGCTGCGGCGTCGCCGATCGCGCGCGCGAGCCGGGTCTTGACCCGCCCCGCCGCGGGGCAGCGCGCGAACACCACGAGCACGTCGCGGGCGGCGTCCGTCATGGCACCCGAGCCTACATCAAGTACGCACGCGCTGCTTTGCGGCCCGGGGCAATGTTGCTACTACGACCGCAGCCCGCCGCGCGTCTCGCGGGCGCATGCTCGTCCGCCACGCCGTCCCGTTCTTCGTCGAGGAGCCCAGCCGATGGATCTCAGCTTCAGCGCCGAGTACGAGAAGTTCCGCGACGAGGTGAGAGCGTTCCTCGCCGCCAACTGGAGCAAGGAGGACGCCGCCGCGGCTCCTCCGGCCGACGATCGCGCGCTCCTCGGCGGCGGCGTGCGCACCGACCCGCGCGCGACCGAGTTCCGCAAGAAGGCGATCGAGCGCGGCTACCTCTACCGTCACGTGCCGAAGCGCTACGGCGGCGCGGAGCGTCCACCCGATCCGCTCGCGCAGACGATCATCGCGGAGGAGTTCCGCAAGGCCAACGCGCCGCACGAGGTGATCGGCCAGGGTCCGAGCATGCTCGTGCCGA containing:
- the glpX gene encoding class II fructose-bisphosphatase, with the protein product MIEEELSKQFLRVTELAAIESARTMGQGDRRHSDHVAVEAMRKAMDTLPMRGEVVIGEGERDEAPMLYIGEHVGRGWSEDPEVDIAVDPLEGTNLCATGAPGAISVIAASTRGGLLRAPDCYMEKIIVGPAAKGAIHLDAPVAENLAAIANRLNRSVKDLVVIVLDRPRHEQLIEDIRRAGARIRLISDGDLSAGISVAVRGTNVHAVMGIGGAPEGVLTAAALRCLNGAMQARLVPTKEGQEERMRAMGITDPKRIYTERDLAPGHEILFAASGVTDGTLLKGVRFFGHGVRVSSVIMSRRQRRIRFIDTVQVDDDPDVVIEF
- a CDS encoding pitrilysin family protein: MPQRAKVRTFRFRGLTVVYEPLPGPITAIAINVRAGARYDGAIPGLAHMAEHMLFQGTDALDQLALNRRAAEIGGNHNATTGYESIALTIEVFNEDFEAAIELLADQFYRSRVDPQRFRKECRVVLDEIRGFRDDPLDHLHERGWCTFFGPPIGHPICGTVGSVRAMQPSDVTRFLRRRFVNANAVLAVVGGVSEEVVRRALARHVAADRVGRPARSAAVRRGRGGVLRLPGSERGQSFVVRFLEVDPAPRNLLALGIALDLVGADPDSTLFQAVRERHGLGYEVSAELEWGDGWGAAVLSASAGPGRADRLARIMDDVLERSAEEGFAPSDLARARKKRRYGYAVLAERRLDRALARADCAASGFPSLEEAQRIIATLEDAEIHAAWRRAVAGRSLLALLGD
- a CDS encoding NYN domain-containing protein, which encodes MEERLQLAVFIDFDNIEIGVKTTLNSELDIALVLDALKERGEVVSKSAYGDWARAGMQSRTMTEHAVHMVQRNVTPRGDKNGADINLVVDALEMAFTRPHINGFAIVGGDSDFIALVEKLKQFGKRVFVVGGRSFTSGILQRNCHEFIAYENLLGARSRGDKPQRSAAGGRLSLEHGFAQVQRALKILADRGVEPQLGPLKSTLLQLDSTFSERDYGASSFREFIQRLADKHHLNLKRIDHGYVVELNGEGGTQKPRKGDAEEGVEAPVAAEPEASGAEGDGASAPPTVATRPQEEALVLLRTALEKLNESRAGKPMYVRHLAQGLRAVDPEFDEQMFGFRTLTELMHVGQREGLLRMQRDRQGAWRITPVTATSADGGEGADAEASAAARAEAAESGAETTPALEPVVDPDAADAQDEAVSHTAPHGDPLADAADETADERDAAERAEAQDAGDDESAAEDAVTESAAAEAEGSAAAEASQADDAEAEAAAAKPATRSRRRTSSSTSGTRTSRTTRAKTTPRTTKSRSTSSSRRKSKDTASDAASE
- a CDS encoding TIGR04282 family arsenosugar biosynthesis glycosyltransferase, coding for MTDAARDVLVVFARCPAAGRVKTRLARAIGDAAAASLYAAFVADLRDRFAHAPFAVRWALAPPDDGFAARFAVDPSHVFLQSGEDLGARMRDAFARMLAAGFARCAIIGSDMPQLAPRVVEDALARLGSADLVLGPAQDGGYYLIAARAVPEVFDGIAWGTDSVLASTLERARARNLATSLLEPGFDVDVEADLERLRALLAMPEAAAALPATAAALAALDEKPQNSITTSGSSST